In the Ornithinimicrobium pratense genome, AGGGGCTGCGGGAGGCCGTGGAGCAGATCCGGGCCCTGCGCGCCGACTTCTGGACCAACGTCCGCGTCCTGGGCACGGCCGAGGGTCTGAACCAGTCGCTGGAGAAGGCCGGCCGGGTGGCCGACTTCCTGGAGCTGGGCGAGCTGATGTGCATCGACGCGCTGCACCGGCGCGAGTCCTGCGGTGGCCACTTCCGCGCCGAGTCCCAGACCGAGGACGGTGAGGCGTTGCGCCACGACGACGAGTTCGCCTACGTGGCGGCCTGGGAGTGGGGCGGTGATGGCGAGGCTCCGGTCCTGCACAAGGAGGACCTCGTTTACGAGTTTATCGAGCTCAAGCAGAGGAGCTACAAGTGAGGATCTCCCTGAAGATCTGGCGCCAGGCCAACCCCCGCGACAAGGGCCGGATGGTCGACTACAAGCTCGACGAGGTCAGCGAGGACAGCTCTTTCCTGGAGATGCTGGATCTGCTCAACGAGCACCTCCACGAGCAGGGCGAGGAGCCGGTCGCCTTCGACTCCGACTGTCGCGAGGGCATCTGCGGCCAGTGCGGCGTGGTGATCAACGGTGAGGCGCACGGCCCCGAGCGGACCACGACCTGTCAGCTGCACATGCGGTCCTTCCGCGACGGTGACGAGATCATCATCGAGCCCTGGCGCGCCGACGCCTTCCCCGTCATCAAGGACCTCTGTGTCGACCGCGGTGCCCTGGACCGGATCGTCGCGGCGGGCGGATACATCTCCGCCAACACCGGGTCGGCCCCGGACGCGCACGCGACCCCAGTGCCGAAGGAGAACGCCGACCGGGCGTTCATGGCGGCTGAGTGCATCGGTTGCGGAGCCTGCGTCGCGGCCTGCCCGAACGCCTCCGGCATGCTCTTCATGGGCGCCAAGATCACCCACCTCGGTGAGCTGCCCCAGGGCCAGCCCGAGCGGGACGCCCGCGTGCTGAAGATGACCGAGCAGCACGACCTCGAGGGTTTCGGTGGATGCACCAACCTCGGCGAGTGCACCCGGGCCTGCCCCAAGGGCATCCCGCTCAACGTCATCTCGCAGATGAACCGGGACCTGCTCCGGACCGGCTTCAGCGTCTGAGCGCGCGATGACGCCCGGCGAGCCGTCGCAGGGTGCCCTGGTTCTCGCGGCCACCCCCATCGGTGACGCGCGGGACGCCAGTCCGCGACTGGTCCTCGAGCTGGGCTCGGCGGACGTCGTCGCAGCCGAGGACACCCGGCGGCTGCGTCGACTGGTCGAGCGGCTCGGGGTGTCGGTCGGCGGCGAGATCGTCAGTTACCACGAGCACAACGAGGCGTCCCGGACCGAGGAGCTGGTCGCCCGGATCGCCCAGGGCGCACGGGTGGTGGTCGTGACCGATGCCGGGATGCCGTCGGTCTCCGACCCCGGCTACCGACTCGTGCGGGCCTGCGTCGAGCAGGATCTCCGGGTGACCTG is a window encoding:
- a CDS encoding succinate dehydrogenase/fumarate reductase iron-sulfur subunit, coding for MRISLKIWRQANPRDKGRMVDYKLDEVSEDSSFLEMLDLLNEHLHEQGEEPVAFDSDCREGICGQCGVVINGEAHGPERTTTCQLHMRSFRDGDEIIIEPWRADAFPVIKDLCVDRGALDRIVAAGGYISANTGSAPDAHATPVPKENADRAFMAAECIGCGACVAACPNASGMLFMGAKITHLGELPQGQPERDARVLKMTEQHDLEGFGGCTNLGECTRACPKGIPLNVISQMNRDLLRTGFSV